One segment of Gammaproteobacteria bacterium DNA contains the following:
- a CDS encoding formyltransferase, with product MTRAVVFAYHNVGVRCLKTLLAGGFDVALVLTHEDSPNEQIWFDRVGAVAADYGIPAITPEDPNCPEIVQHINDLAPDFLFSFYYRRMLSPELLAIARHGALNLHGSLLPKYRGRAPVNWAVLHGETETGTTLHYMTAKPDAGDIVAQTAVPILPDDTAREVFDKVTVAAEMTLHRVLPALINGTAPHLPQDLSQGSYFPGRKPEDGRIDWNWPAIRIHNLVRAVAPPYPGAFTTVAGQPARILRTRVVLSSPPQPDSPPPRGHQSVLAEISGRLIASCTGSEALQILTLDISGQPVFPEQLTDRLGPGPWRLGD from the coding sequence ATGACCCGCGCCGTTGTTTTTGCTTATCACAATGTTGGAGTCCGTTGCCTCAAGACGCTGCTGGCTGGCGGTTTCGATGTGGCGCTGGTTCTCACCCACGAGGACAGCCCGAACGAGCAGATCTGGTTTGACCGCGTCGGGGCGGTGGCCGCCGATTATGGCATCCCGGCAATCACTCCCGAAGACCCGAATTGCCCGGAGATCGTGCAACACATTAATGATCTGGCGCCTGATTTCCTGTTCTCGTTCTATTATCGCCGCATGTTGTCTCCGGAACTGCTGGCGATCGCACGGCACGGCGCGCTCAACCTGCATGGTTCGCTGCTGCCGAAATATCGGGGGCGAGCGCCGGTCAACTGGGCGGTTCTGCACGGTGAAACGGAAACGGGCACGACCTTGCACTACATGACCGCCAAGCCGGATGCCGGTGATATTGTCGCCCAGACCGCCGTGCCGATTCTGCCCGATGACACCGCCCGCGAAGTGTTTGACAAAGTCACGGTGGCTGCCGAAATGACCTTGCACCGCGTCTTGCCTGCCCTGATCAATGGTACAGCCCCGCATCTTCCCCAGGACCTCAGCCAAGGTAGCTACTTCCCTGGGCGCAAGCCGGAAGACGGGCGTATTGACTGGAACTGGCCCGCGATACGGATTCACAATCTGGTTCGGGCGGTCGCTCCGCCTTATCCGGGAGCTTTCACCACTGTTGCGGGCCAGCCGGCGCGGATTTTGCGAACGCGGGTTGTGCTAAGCTCGCCTCCCCAGCCCGACTCTCCGCCGCCGAGAGGACATCAGTCTGTTCTGGCGGAAATCAGCGGACGACTGATTGCCTCTTGCACGGGCAGCGAAGCATTGCAAATTCTGACATTAGACATTTCCGGTCAACCGGTGTTCCCTGAGCAACTGACTGACCGGCTTGGCCCAGGACCCTGGCGACTGGGCGATTAG
- a CDS encoding L,D-transpeptidase family protein, whose protein sequence is MSSQCLKPAHWLLLGWLFAGAAQATVYPLPPPDTDVIGQVKVVYATKTDTLIDIARRHSLGYDEIVHANPGVDRWAPGEETPIVLPTRYILPDTPREGIILNIAELRLYYYPSAKEGEQRVVYTYPVSIGRMDWKTPLGVTRVTGKETDPAWRPPASIKAEHAAQGDILPDVVPGGPDNPLGRYALRLALPSYLIHGTNRPYGIGMHVTHGCVRMYPEDIERLFGMVPVGIPVRIIDQPVKVGRLNGAWFMEAHEPLEEDNIPIKVTLEQAEQAVIAKTGPDMPGVDQAALQAAMEQVSGIPVSIGARPGSMPFGPVASSAPAIPAIKTPMASKALPTELTEPDSLPVENSSDILVYDDDLQRYDHPSPVEEARPAYRPEYAPPYNNHNQAPGYAAPIAPRSPTYPAPAEPPLIGAPPAYRTYPLLPVTPPSINPAVPPPPVRPSNSRTVPITPSETSTTINRL, encoded by the coding sequence ATGTCGAGCCAATGCTTGAAACCCGCCCACTGGTTGCTTCTCGGATGGCTGTTCGCCGGCGCCGCCCAGGCGACAGTCTATCCTCTGCCACCGCCGGATACGGATGTGATCGGCCAGGTTAAAGTCGTTTACGCAACCAAGACCGATACTCTGATCGACATCGCCCGCCGGCACAGCCTGGGCTATGATGAAATCGTTCACGCCAATCCTGGCGTAGACCGCTGGGCGCCCGGCGAGGAAACGCCTATTGTATTGCCAACTCGTTACATCCTGCCGGATACCCCGCGTGAAGGGATCATTCTCAATATCGCCGAGTTGCGCTTGTATTACTATCCCAGCGCCAAAGAGGGTGAACAGCGGGTAGTTTATACCTATCCCGTCAGCATTGGCCGCATGGACTGGAAAACTCCGCTGGGCGTCACCCGCGTGACCGGCAAGGAAACTGACCCGGCCTGGCGACCCCCTGCTTCGATCAAGGCGGAGCATGCTGCGCAAGGCGACATCCTGCCCGATGTGGTTCCCGGTGGTCCGGACAATCCATTGGGCCGCTACGCCTTGCGTCTGGCGTTGCCCAGCTATCTGATTCATGGCACCAATCGCCCCTATGGGATCGGCATGCACGTCACCCACGGTTGTGTGCGGATGTACCCTGAAGATATTGAACGGTTGTTCGGCATGGTTCCGGTCGGGATACCGGTGCGCATTATTGACCAACCGGTTAAGGTGGGCCGGTTGAATGGCGCATGGTTCATGGAGGCCCATGAGCCGTTGGAAGAGGACAATATTCCGATCAAGGTCACTCTGGAGCAAGCCGAACAGGCCGTGATCGCCAAGACGGGTCCTGACATGCCTGGCGTGGATCAAGCGGCGCTGCAAGCCGCGATGGAGCAAGTCAGCGGTATTCCCGTTTCCATTGGCGCCCGGCCAGGATCAATGCCTTTCGGACCAGTAGCCAGTTCGGCCCCAGCTATACCCGCAATCAAAACGCCAATGGCATCGAAAGCTCTGCCGACTGAATTGACCGAACCGGATTCCTTGCCGGTTGAAAACTCTTCTGACATCCTGGTCTACGATGACGATCTTCAGCGCTACGATCATCCGTCGCCGGTTGAAGAAGCTAGACCCGCCTATCGGCCTGAATATGCTCCGCCTTATAACAATCATAACCAAGCGCCTGGATATGCGGCGCCGATCGCGCCACGTTCTCCCACCTATCCAGCGCCGGCTGAACCGCCGCTGATTGGCGCACCGCCTGCTTACCGGACCTATCCACTGCTTCCAGTGACGCCACCCTCCATTAATCCCGCTGTTCCGCCACCACCGGTTCGGCCCTCGAACAGCCGCACCGTCCCCATCACGCCGTCAGAAACCTCAACAACCATCAATCGCCTGTAG
- a CDS encoding bifunctional UDP-4-keto-pentose/UDP-xylose synthase, producing the protein MKSILILGVNGFIGHHLSQRILATTGWRIHGMDMQDDRVRDLIDHPRFHFFEGDITINREWIEYHIKKCDVALPLVAIATPATYVREPLRVFELDFEANLPVVRSCVKYRKRLVFPSTSEVYGMCADGEFDPEQSPLVYGPINKPRWIYACAKQMMDRVIWAYGMEQGLDFTLFRPFNWVGSGLDSINTPKEGSSRVITQFLGQIARGESIKLVDGGAQRRSFTYIDDGIDALMKIIANPNGVASGQIYNIGNPHNNLSVRELAMRMLELAAEYPEYRDNAAKVRLVETTAHDYYGQGYQDVQQRVPKIANTCTDLDWQPTVTMDEALRKIFEAYRTHIMDAGDLVD; encoded by the coding sequence ATGAAAAGCATCCTCATTCTTGGCGTCAACGGCTTCATTGGCCATCATCTATCCCAACGTATCCTGGCCACGACCGGCTGGCGGATTCACGGCATGGACATGCAGGATGACCGGGTTCGCGACCTGATCGACCATCCCCGTTTTCACTTCTTCGAGGGCGATATCACCATCAACCGCGAGTGGATCGAGTACCACATCAAGAAGTGCGACGTGGCGTTGCCTCTGGTGGCCATCGCCACGCCTGCAACCTATGTACGCGAACCGCTGCGGGTCTTTGAACTCGACTTTGAGGCGAATCTGCCCGTGGTGCGATCCTGTGTCAAGTACCGAAAACGCCTGGTGTTTCCCTCGACTTCCGAAGTGTATGGCATGTGCGCGGATGGGGAATTCGATCCTGAACAATCGCCGCTGGTCTATGGACCGATTAACAAACCGCGCTGGATCTACGCCTGCGCCAAGCAGATGATGGATCGGGTGATCTGGGCCTACGGCATGGAGCAGGGACTGGATTTCACTCTGTTCCGCCCTTTCAACTGGGTCGGGTCGGGTCTCGATTCCATTAACACGCCGAAAGAAGGGAGTTCCCGGGTCATCACCCAGTTCCTGGGGCAAATCGCCCGTGGCGAGTCCATCAAATTGGTCGATGGCGGCGCTCAGCGGCGATCGTTCACTTACATCGATGACGGCATCGATGCGCTAATGAAGATTATCGCCAATCCGAACGGCGTGGCCAGCGGCCAGATTTACAATATTGGCAACCCGCACAACAATCTGTCAGTGCGTGAACTGGCGATGCGAATGCTGGAGTTGGCGGCGGAATACCCAGAATATCGTGACAACGCAGCTAAGGTGCGGCTCGTGGAAACTACGGCGCATGACTACTATGGCCAAGGTTATCAGGACGTACAGCAGCGGGTGCCGAAAATTGCCAATACCTGCACCGATCTGGATTGGCAGCCGACCGTGACGATGGACGAGGCGCTACGGAAGATTTTCGAAGCGTATCGGACCCATATCATGGATGCGGGCGATCTGGTGGACTAA
- a CDS encoding polysaccharide deacetylase family protein, with protein sequence MITSLLALKVDVDTLRGTLEGVPRLVELFQRHRTDATFLFSLGPDHTGWAIRRVFRRGFLGKVQRTSVLEHYGLKTLLYGTLLPGPDIGRRAGDVMRSVRDAGFETGIHCWDHVLWQDHVAQADREWTMEQMNKAVDRYREIFGAAATVHGAAGWQMNDHALRLTGELGFAWCSDSRGAHPFLPVVDGATIACPQFPTTLPTLDELIGVDGITPDHVADRLLAMTQTKPNTGHVFTLHAELEGMKFLPILDRLLTGWRKQSYCLGALRTLAGEINLDALPHHAVTERTVPGRTGTLLVQR encoded by the coding sequence ATGATCACGTCCCTGCTGGCGCTTAAAGTCGATGTCGATACCCTGCGCGGAACGCTGGAGGGCGTCCCTCGCCTGGTCGAGCTGTTTCAGCGCCACCGGACCGACGCAACCTTTCTATTCAGTCTCGGCCCCGATCATACCGGTTGGGCGATCCGCCGGGTGTTCCGTCGAGGGTTTCTTGGCAAGGTGCAACGCACCTCGGTGCTCGAACACTATGGGTTGAAAACGCTGCTGTATGGGACGTTGTTGCCGGGGCCGGATATCGGACGGCGGGCAGGAGACGTGATGCGTTCGGTCCGTGACGCAGGTTTTGAGACCGGCATCCATTGCTGGGATCATGTGCTCTGGCAGGATCACGTCGCTCAAGCTGACCGGGAATGGACGATGGAACAGATGAACAAGGCGGTTGACCGCTATCGGGAAATCTTTGGCGCGGCGGCGACCGTGCATGGCGCGGCGGGCTGGCAAATGAATGATCATGCGTTACGGCTGACCGGGGAATTGGGCTTTGCCTGGTGTTCCGACAGTCGAGGCGCGCACCCGTTTTTACCGGTGGTGGACGGCGCAACTATCGCCTGTCCTCAGTTCCCCACCACCTTGCCGACATTGGATGAACTGATTGGCGTCGATGGAATCACTCCGGATCATGTGGCTGATCGCTTGTTGGCAATGACGCAGACAAAGCCCAATACCGGCCACGTTTTTACCCTGCATGCTGAACTGGAAGGCATGAAGTTCCTACCGATTCTCGATCGCTTGCTGACCGGCTGGCGAAAGCAGAGCTATTGCCTTGGGGCATTGCGAACCCTGGCGGGGGAGATAAACCTGGATGCCTTGCCGCATCATGCGGTGACGGAAAGAACGGTTCCCGGACGGACGGGAACCTTGTTGGTTCAGAGGTAA
- a CDS encoding (2Fe-2S)-binding protein, with protein sequence MYLCICKSVSDRQIREAVELGARTIGDLNIRLGISADCGKCTDSVQEFLDACLAAPSPTGITEVMPPVATETPPPRKPVEPAPERPWFAVDL encoded by the coding sequence GTGTATTTATGTATCTGCAAGTCGGTCTCTGACCGGCAAATTCGTGAAGCGGTCGAACTGGGAGCCCGGACGATCGGTGATTTGAACATTCGTCTGGGAATCAGCGCCGACTGCGGTAAATGCACTGACAGCGTCCAGGAATTTCTCGATGCGTGTCTAGCCGCTCCATCACCAACAGGCATAACCGAGGTTATGCCGCCTGTCGCTACGGAAACTCCTCCACCGCGCAAACCCGTTGAGCCTGCTCCCGAGCGGCCCTGGTTCGCGGTTGATCTGTAA
- the uvrB gene encoding excinuclease ABC subunit UvrB codes for MILEFPLGQNPMQNAKPFTLQAAFQPAGDQPEAICNLVTGLNDGLAHQTLLGVTGSGKTFAVAHVIAAVQRPALVLAPNKTLAAQLYGEMKAFFPENAVEYFVSYYDYYQPEAYVPSSDTYIEKDASINEHIEQMRLSATKAILERPDTIVVATVSAIYGLGDPEWYMKMLLHLVRGEKIDQRAILRRLADLQYTRNDLELVRGTFRVRGDVIDIHPAESDQEALRVELFDDEIETLTLFDPLTGHTLRKTPRYTVYPKTHYVTPREQLLQALEGIKVELQERLTELHAAGKLLEAQRLEQRVRFDLEMIQELGYCSGIENYSRYLSGREAGEPPPTLFDYLPPEALIFIDESHVTVPQLGAMYRGDRSRKETLVAYGFRLPSALDNRPLRFEEFERLSGQTIFISATPGAYEREHSGDAIVEQVVRPTGLVDPEVEVRPALHQVDDLLSEIRERVNHQERVLVTTLTKRMAEDLTGYLAENGVKVRYLHADIDTVERVEIIRDLRLGQFDVLVGINLLREGLDLPEVSLVAILDADKEGFLRSDRSLIQTIGRAARHLRGKAILYADQITGSMRRALEETERRRAKQRAYNEVHGITPRGIQKAIADILEGAYPGAPVPAEQWVGVAEKTPAYARTSPAALAKKIKQLEQAMYRHARDLEFEEAAKLRDEIQRIRDLALF; via the coding sequence ATGATACTGGAATTTCCGCTTGGCCAAAATCCCATGCAAAACGCTAAACCCTTTACCCTCCAAGCCGCCTTTCAACCCGCCGGCGATCAACCGGAGGCTATTTGCAACCTGGTCACTGGCCTGAATGATGGTTTGGCGCACCAGACCCTGCTCGGCGTTACCGGCAGCGGTAAAACTTTCGCGGTCGCCCATGTCATCGCCGCCGTGCAGCGTCCGGCGCTGGTGCTGGCGCCGAATAAAACCCTGGCGGCGCAATTGTACGGCGAAATGAAGGCGTTTTTCCCGGAGAATGCGGTCGAGTATTTCGTTTCCTATTACGACTATTACCAGCCGGAGGCTTACGTCCCCTCCTCCGATACCTATATCGAAAAAGACGCCTCGATCAACGAACACATTGAACAGATGCGGCTCTCGGCCACCAAGGCGATTCTGGAGCGCCCGGACACCATCGTTGTCGCCACCGTATCGGCCATTTACGGTTTAGGCGATCCCGAGTGGTACATGAAAATGCTGCTGCATCTGGTGCGCGGCGAAAAAATCGACCAGCGCGCCATTCTGCGCCGGCTGGCGGACTTGCAGTACACGCGCAATGATCTGGAATTGGTGCGGGGAACCTTTCGGGTGCGCGGCGATGTGATCGACATTCATCCCGCCGAGTCCGATCAGGAAGCTTTGCGCGTGGAACTGTTCGACGACGAAATTGAAACTCTCACCCTGTTCGATCCCCTGACGGGTCATACCCTGCGCAAAACGCCGCGCTACACCGTTTATCCCAAAACTCACTACGTCACGCCCCGCGAACAACTTTTACAAGCTTTGGAAGGCATCAAGGTCGAACTCCAGGAGCGACTGACCGAACTCCACGCCGCCGGCAAGCTGTTGGAGGCGCAACGTCTGGAGCAACGGGTCCGGTTCGACCTGGAGATGATTCAGGAACTGGGTTATTGCAGCGGCATCGAGAACTATTCCCGCTATCTGTCCGGGCGTGAGGCTGGCGAACCACCGCCAACCCTGTTCGACTATCTCCCGCCGGAAGCTCTGATTTTCATCGACGAAAGCCATGTCACCGTACCGCAACTGGGCGCGATGTACCGGGGCGACCGCTCCCGCAAGGAAACCCTGGTGGCCTACGGTTTCCGCCTGCCCTCGGCGTTGGATAACCGGCCATTGCGCTTCGAGGAATTTGAACGGCTGAGCGGCCAGACCATTTTTATTTCCGCAACCCCCGGTGCATATGAGCGGGAACATTCCGGGGACGCGATTGTGGAGCAGGTGGTGCGACCGACTGGTTTAGTAGACCCCGAGGTGGAAGTCCGCCCGGCGCTGCATCAGGTCGATGATTTACTAAGCGAAATCCGCGAGCGGGTCAATCACCAGGAGCGGGTGCTGGTGACGACGCTGACCAAGCGCATGGCCGAGGATTTGACCGGCTACCTGGCGGAAAACGGGGTCAAGGTGCGTTATCTGCACGCGGATATTGACACTGTGGAGCGGGTCGAAATCATCCGCGACCTGCGCCTGGGGCAGTTCGATGTGCTGGTCGGCATCAATTTGCTGCGGGAAGGGCTGGATTTACCCGAAGTGTCGCTGGTCGCCATTCTCGACGCCGACAAAGAGGGTTTTTTACGTTCAGACCGGTCGCTGATTCAGACCATTGGCCGCGCCGCCCGCCATCTGCGCGGCAAAGCGATTCTGTATGCCGATCAAATCACCGGTTCGATGCGCCGGGCGCTGGAGGAAACCGAACGGCGGCGCGCGAAACAGCGCGCGTATAACGAAGTCCACGGCATCACCCCGCGCGGCATCCAGAAGGCAATTGCTGATATTCTGGAAGGCGCTTATCCCGGCGCACCGGTTCCCGCCGAACAGTGGGTCGGGGTTGCCGAGAAAACCCCCGCCTACGCTCGCACCTCCCCGGCAGCGTTGGCGAAAAAGATCAAGCAGCTGGAACAGGCCATGTACCGCCATGCCCGCGATCTGGAATTCGAGGAAGCGGCGAAATTGCGGGATGAAATTCAGCGGATTCGTGATCTTGCGCTTTTTTAA
- a CDS encoding pyridoxal phosphate-dependent aminotransferase: MSTPLSERVQRIKPSPTLAVTAKANALKAEGKDVIGLGAGEPDFDTPDFIKEAAIKAIHAGFTKYTPVDGTVGLKKAIIAKFERDNGLTYEPKQILVSCGGKQSFYNLAQALLNTGDEVIIPAPYWVSYPDMVLLADGTPVIVNAGVEQNFKITAAQLEAAITPRTRLLVINSPSNPTGIAYSAAELTALGEVLRRHPQVYIATDDIYEHILWAGEKFHNIVNVCPDLYDRTIVLNGVSKVYSMTGWRIGYCGGPKDLINAMTNIQSQSTSNPTSISQVAAEAGLNGDQSCVTMMVKAFKERHDYLYAALKAMDGVEVAPADGTFYSFPSFQKVIERMDLPNDIAFAECLLSDVGVAVVPGSAFGAEGCARLSFATSMDNLTKALERIGRMIAG; the protein is encoded by the coding sequence GTGAGCACCCCGCTTTCCGAACGTGTACAGCGCATTAAGCCCTCCCCCACTTTGGCGGTCACCGCCAAAGCCAATGCCTTGAAAGCTGAGGGCAAGGATGTCATCGGCCTCGGTGCGGGCGAGCCAGATTTCGATACTCCGGACTTTATTAAGGAAGCCGCCATTAAGGCGATTCACGCCGGTTTCACCAAATACACGCCGGTGGACGGTACGGTCGGCTTGAAAAAAGCCATTATCGCGAAATTCGAGCGCGACAATGGTTTGACCTATGAACCCAAGCAGATTCTGGTGTCCTGTGGCGGCAAACAAAGCTTTTATAACCTGGCCCAGGCGCTGCTGAACACCGGAGATGAAGTAATTATCCCGGCGCCGTATTGGGTGTCGTATCCCGACATGGTGCTGTTGGCCGATGGGACGCCGGTCATTGTCAACGCTGGCGTCGAGCAGAATTTCAAGATCACTGCAGCGCAACTGGAAGCCGCGATTACCCCCCGCACTCGGCTGCTGGTCATTAACAGCCCTTCCAATCCGACCGGCATTGCCTATAGCGCGGCGGAATTGACCGCGCTGGGCGAAGTATTGCGTCGCCATCCGCAAGTATATATTGCCACGGATGACATCTACGAACATATCCTGTGGGCCGGGGAAAAATTCCATAACATCGTAAATGTTTGTCCGGATTTGTATGACCGGACGATTGTGCTGAATGGCGTGTCCAAAGTGTATTCGATGACCGGTTGGCGCATCGGCTACTGTGGCGGGCCAAAGGATTTGATCAATGCCATGACCAACATTCAGTCGCAGAGCACGTCCAATCCAACCTCGATCTCCCAAGTTGCAGCGGAAGCCGGGCTGAATGGCGATCAGTCCTGCGTAACCATGATGGTCAAGGCGTTCAAAGAGCGTCATGACTATCTCTATGCCGCCCTGAAAGCGATGGATGGGGTGGAGGTGGCGCCGGCGGACGGGACGTTCTATTCCTTCCCCAGCTTCCAGAAGGTAATCGAGCGCATGGACCTACCCAATGATATTGCCTTCGCCGAATGCTTGCTGAGCGATGTGGGCGTAGCGGTGGTGCCGGGTTCAGCGTTTGGCGCGGAAGGGTGCGCGCGGCTGTCGTTCGCCACCAGCATGGATAATCTGACCAAGGCCCTGGAGCGCATTGGCCGGATGATCGCCGGTTGA
- the bfr gene encoding bacterioferritin — MKGDAKVIEYLNQALKNELTSINQYFLHARMLDSWGFAKLGKHEYDESIDEMKHADRLVKRILDLEGLPNLQDFGKLYIGENVEEIFRGDLKLEHQAHPLYREAIGYCESCSDYVTRDLLAAILASEEVHIQWLEMQLGLIGHLGLPSYLQAQL, encoded by the coding sequence ATGAAAGGCGACGCCAAAGTCATCGAGTACCTGAACCAGGCGCTCAAGAACGAATTGACCTCGATCAACCAATATTTTCTCCACGCCCGTATGCTTGATAGTTGGGGCTTCGCCAAGCTCGGCAAACATGAGTATGACGAATCGATTGACGAAATGAAGCATGCCGACCGGTTGGTGAAGCGCATTCTGGATCTGGAGGGACTGCCCAATCTACAAGACTTTGGCAAGCTTTATATTGGTGAGAACGTTGAGGAAATTTTCCGTGGCGATCTGAAACTCGAACATCAGGCGCATCCGTTGTATCGGGAAGCGATAGGTTACTGCGAAAGTTGCAGCGACTACGTCACCCGCGACCTGCTGGCCGCCATCCTTGCCAGCGAGGAAGTGCATATTCAGTGGCTCGAAATGCAGCTAGGATTGATAGGACACTTGGGCTTGCCCAGTTACCTGCAAGCGCAACTTTAA
- a CDS encoding YiiD C-terminal domain-containing protein, which translates to MSQAQVIQEINDYLNRYVPLFQAMQARLDRCDNTGLSIVAPLEPNINDKGIAFGGSMAALAALTGWALTRITLNEYGEASEIVITDSTQKFLRPVRGAIITECSRPDAQAVDRFIQSYRQRGKARWTVEVVVRADGEPAMTFTGQYGIFRSPTPTTAE; encoded by the coding sequence ATGTCCCAAGCGCAGGTCATTCAGGAAATCAACGACTATCTTAACCGCTATGTGCCTCTGTTTCAGGCGATGCAGGCGCGACTGGATCGTTGCGACAATACCGGGTTAAGTATCGTCGCGCCACTGGAACCCAATATCAACGATAAAGGCATTGCTTTTGGCGGTTCGATGGCGGCGCTGGCCGCGTTGACCGGCTGGGCGTTGACCCGGATCACCTTGAATGAATACGGCGAGGCCTCAGAAATCGTCATCACCGACAGCACCCAGAAATTTCTGCGTCCGGTGCGCGGCGCGATTATCACAGAGTGCTCGCGACCGGATGCACAGGCGGTCGACCGGTTCATCCAAAGCTACCGTCAGCGCGGCAAGGCGCGCTGGACTGTAGAGGTCGTCGTCCGCGCCGATGGCGAACCCGCAATGACTTTTACTGGACAATATGGCATTTTTCGCTCACCCACCCCCACTACCGCAGAATGA
- a CDS encoding PLP-dependent transferase: MAAVPDSSQPLGFATRAIHAGQWPDPSTGAIVTPIYATSTYVQSSPGVHQGFEYSRSQNPTRFAYERCLADLEGGDAGFAFASGLAASSTVLELLDSGDHIVALDDLYGGTRRLFEQVRRRSAGLDFSYSDLRDRATLEAVLTPRTRMIWIETPSNPLLRLVDLAMIANVAREHGILAVADNTFATPWAQRPLELGFNIVVHSATKYLNGHSDMIGGVAVCRGQALAERLGYLQNALGAVASPFDSFLALRGLKTLALRMERHSANARQLAEWLERHPKIERVIYPGLPSHPQHELAWRQMCGFGGMVSAVVRGSLAEVTRFLTGCQVFTLAESLGGVESLIEHPAIMTHASVPPEVRRELGIDDGLVRLSVGIEDVEDLIADLAQALEHEA, encoded by the coding sequence ATGGCTGCCGTGCCCGATTCCTCCCAACCTCTTGGCTTCGCTACCCGCGCCATTCACGCTGGTCAATGGCCCGATCCGAGCACCGGCGCGATCGTGACGCCCATCTACGCTACTTCAACCTATGTCCAATCCAGTCCAGGCGTCCATCAAGGTTTCGAATACTCGCGCAGCCAGAACCCGACCCGCTTTGCTTATGAGCGCTGCCTGGCCGATCTGGAAGGCGGTGACGCCGGTTTTGCTTTCGCTTCCGGGCTGGCGGCCAGCTCCACAGTGCTGGAACTACTGGATAGCGGCGATCATATTGTGGCCCTGGATGACCTGTACGGCGGCACCCGACGGTTGTTTGAGCAGGTGCGACGGCGCAGCGCCGGATTGGATTTTTCCTACTCTGATTTGCGCGACCGGGCAACTTTGGAAGCGGTGTTGACCCCGCGAACCCGCATGATCTGGATCGAAACGCCGAGCAACCCGTTGTTGCGGCTGGTCGATTTGGCCATGATCGCCAATGTGGCCCGTGAGCACGGAATTTTGGCCGTGGCGGATAACACTTTCGCTACCCCCTGGGCGCAGCGCCCGCTGGAGCTAGGTTTTAACATTGTGGTGCATTCCGCGACCAAATATCTAAACGGCCATTCCGACATGATCGGCGGTGTGGCGGTGTGCCGAGGTCAGGCGTTGGCCGAGCGCCTGGGTTATCTGCAAAACGCCCTGGGCGCGGTGGCCAGTCCTTTCGACAGTTTCCTGGCCTTGCGCGGACTGAAAACCCTGGCGCTGCGCATGGAGCGACATAGCGCGAATGCCCGACAATTGGCGGAATGGCTGGAGCGACACCCGAAGATTGAACGAGTCATTTATCCCGGTCTGCCGAGCCATCCCCAGCATGAACTGGCGTGGCGACAAATGTGCGGTTTCGGTGGCATGGTCAGTGCGGTGGTGCGCGGCAGTCTCGCTGAAGTCACCCGATTCCTGACCGGTTGCCAGGTGTTCACGCTGGCGGAAAGCCTGGGCGGCGTGGAGAGTTTAATTGAGCATCCGGCCATTATGACTCATGCCTCAGTGCCGCCGGAAGTGCGCCGGGAACTGGGCATCGACGACGGACTGGTGCGGCTGTCAGTGGGCATTGAGGATGTGGAGGATTTGATTGCCGATCTGGCGCAGGCGCTGGAACACGAGGCATGA
- a CDS encoding phasin family protein, translated as MKTDLPEENQYTRNIQDFTRQIWLAGLGAFARAQNEGGKVFDTLVQQGQTINARTKKAVQEKTVPLQEGVEAAQENAAAIRGKVAGSWSKLEEVFQARTARALSQLGVPTQEDIQQLFQQVEQLNQNIQELTRAAESEASTGKKPLAKVAESATNTKDVSSSET; from the coding sequence ATGAAAACTGATTTACCCGAAGAAAATCAATACACTCGCAATATCCAGGACTTCACCCGTCAAATCTGGCTGGCGGGATTGGGAGCATTCGCTAGGGCGCAAAACGAAGGCGGCAAGGTTTTCGATACGCTCGTTCAGCAAGGCCAAACGATAAATGCCCGGACAAAAAAGGCCGTCCAGGAGAAAACGGTGCCATTGCAGGAAGGTGTTGAAGCAGCTCAGGAAAACGCCGCGGCGATTCGCGGCAAGGTCGCAGGAAGCTGGAGCAAGCTGGAAGAAGTGTTCCAAGCCCGGACCGCCCGCGCCCTGAGCCAGTTGGGAGTGCCTACCCAGGAAGATATTCAACAGTTGTTCCAGCAAGTAGAGCAACTCAATCAAAATATTCAGGAATTGACCCGAGCGGCAGAATCGGAAGCCAGTACTGGGAAAAAGCCGCTCGCCAAGGTTGCCGAATCAGCAACGAATACTAAAGACGTTTCATCGTCGGAGACATGA